In Flavivirga abyssicola, the following are encoded in one genomic region:
- a CDS encoding GPW/gp25 family protein — MEIKKEDTEKHNLFLGTGWSFPPTFHKESSLGVEMVSNEKDIQQSLEILLNTKLGERIMNPRYGCDVYTYLFESISNSRMYQIIEMIKTAILRYEPRIKLIKVLLDESEYLDGVIKINLDYRIPSTNTRFNLVFPYYKIEGTDIPDLYKKQARKPKSVSDLVALNKEKAQ, encoded by the coding sequence ATGGAAATTAAAAAAGAAGACACAGAAAAACATAATTTATTTTTAGGTACAGGGTGGAGTTTTCCGCCTACATTTCATAAAGAAAGCTCATTAGGAGTCGAGATGGTATCTAATGAAAAAGATATCCAACAATCTTTAGAAATATTACTGAATACAAAATTAGGAGAACGTATTATGAATCCGAGATATGGATGTGATGTATATACCTATTTATTTGAATCAATATCAAACTCAAGAATGTATCAAATTATAGAAATGATTAAAACAGCCATCTTGAGATATGAACCCAGAATTAAGCTCATAAAAGTGCTTTTAGATGAATCTGAATATTTGGATGGTGTGATTAAAATTAATTTGGATTATAGAATTCCATCAACAAATACCAGATTTAATCTAGTATTCCCATATTATAAAATAGAAGGTACAGACATTCCGGATTTATATAAAAAACAAGCCCGAAAGCCAAAGAGTGTGTCCGATTTGGTAGCTCTTAATAAAGAAAAGGCACAATAG